A DNA window from Boseongicola sp. contains the following coding sequences:
- a CDS encoding F0F1 ATP synthase subunit gamma — MPNLKDLKNRIESVKSTRKITKAMQMVAAAKLRRAQESAEAARPYTEQFNAVMAGLTASAAGSGQGPTLLTGTGSDQTQLLVVMTSERGLCGGFNSNIVRLARARANELIAAGKTVKILTVGKKGREQLRRDFEAQMIGHVDMSEVKRLGYANAQDVAGQILARFDDGEFDVATIFYSRFQSVISQEPTAVQVIPAAFEQEEGADAAAFFEYEPGEEEILADLLPRGVATQIFAGLLENAASEQGARMSAMDNATRNAGDMIDKLTIQYNRSRQAVITNELIEIISGAEAL; from the coding sequence ATGCCAAACCTTAAGGACCTGAAAAATCGGATCGAGTCGGTCAAATCGACCCGCAAGATCACAAAGGCCATGCAGATGGTCGCGGCGGCGAAATTGCGCCGCGCCCAGGAATCTGCAGAAGCCGCACGGCCCTATACGGAACAGTTCAACGCCGTAATGGCAGGACTGACAGCTTCTGCCGCTGGCAGTGGTCAAGGGCCGACGTTGCTGACCGGAACCGGCAGTGATCAGACCCAGCTTCTGGTGGTTATGACCTCGGAACGCGGGCTTTGCGGCGGCTTTAACTCGAACATCGTGCGTCTGGCGCGCGCCAGGGCGAATGAATTGATCGCCGCTGGCAAGACTGTCAAAATTCTGACGGTCGGCAAGAAGGGCCGCGAGCAATTGCGCCGCGACTTCGAAGCACAGATGATCGGCCATGTTGATATGTCCGAAGTGAAGCGTCTGGGTTACGCCAATGCGCAAGATGTGGCGGGCCAGATACTGGCACGGTTCGACGACGGCGAATTTGACGTCGCGACCATCTTTTACAGCCGGTTCCAGTCTGTGATCAGCCAGGAACCAACCGCTGTGCAGGTGATTCCGGCCGCGTTTGAACAGGAAGAGGGCGCAGATGCCGCCGCTTTCTTTGAATACGAGCCCGGCGAAGAAGAAATCCTTGCTGATCTGTTGCCACGCGGTGTGGCCACGCAGATTTTCGCAGGTCTTCTAGAGAACGCCGCTTCCGAACAGGGCGCACGGATGAGCGCCATGGACAACGCGACACGCAACGCAGGCGATATGATCGACAAGCTGACGATCCAGTATAACCGCTCGCGTCAGGCTGTGATCACGAACGAGCTGATTGAAATTATTTCGGGCGCTGAAGCGCTTTAA
- a CDS encoding F0F1 ATP synthase subunit alpha, whose protein sequence is MAIQAAEISAILKDQIKNFGQEAEVAEVGRVLSVGDGIARVYGLDNVQAGEMVEFPGGIMGMALNLESDNVGIVIFGSDRDIKEGDTVKRTNSIVDVPAGEALLGRVVDGLGNPIDGKGEIKASERRVADVKAPGIIPRKSVHEPMATGLKSVDAMIPIGRGQRELIIGDRQTGKTAVALDTILNQKVYNEAAGDDESKKLYCIYVAVGQKRSTVAQLVKKLEESGAIEYTIVVAATASDPAPLQFLAPYAATSMAEYFRDNGRHALIIYDDLSKQAVSYRQMSLLLRRPPGREAYPGDVFYLHSRLLERSAKLNEDNGAGSLTALPIIETQGGDVSAFIPTNVISITDGQIFLETELFYQGIRPAVNTGLSVSRVGSSAQTDAMKSVAGPVKLSLAQYREMAAFAQFGSDLDAATQQLLARGARLTELMKQPQYSPLTNAEIVCVIYAGTKGYLDKLPVSDVGRFEAGMLNHLRSNHADLLKDMTDNDRKVKGELEDSIKAALDAFAADFS, encoded by the coding sequence ATGGCGATCCAAGCAGCAGAAATTTCTGCGATCCTGAAAGACCAGATCAAGAACTTCGGACAGGAAGCCGAAGTCGCCGAAGTTGGCCGTGTGCTCAGCGTTGGCGACGGTATTGCCCGTGTCTACGGTCTGGACAACGTGCAGGCCGGTGAAATGGTCGAATTCCCAGGTGGCATCATGGGCATGGCCCTGAACCTGGAAAGCGACAACGTCGGTATCGTTATCTTCGGGTCCGACCGGGACATTAAAGAAGGCGACACGGTTAAGCGCACGAATTCCATCGTGGACGTTCCAGCCGGTGAAGCACTTCTGGGCCGCGTTGTTGATGGTCTGGGTAACCCGATTGACGGAAAAGGCGAGATCAAAGCGTCCGAGCGTCGTGTTGCTGACGTGAAAGCGCCCGGCATTATCCCGCGTAAATCGGTGCACGAGCCGATGGCAACCGGTCTGAAATCGGTTGATGCGATGATCCCAATTGGCCGTGGCCAGCGTGAATTGATCATTGGTGACCGCCAGACCGGTAAAACCGCTGTGGCGCTGGACACCATCCTGAACCAGAAAGTCTATAACGAGGCTGCTGGCGACGACGAAAGCAAGAAACTCTACTGCATCTACGTTGCGGTTGGTCAAAAGCGGTCGACCGTTGCGCAACTGGTGAAGAAGCTGGAAGAAAGCGGCGCGATTGAATACACAATCGTCGTTGCGGCCACCGCATCTGACCCGGCACCGCTGCAGTTCCTGGCCCCTTACGCTGCGACCTCAATGGCAGAATACTTCCGCGACAATGGCCGCCATGCGCTGATCATTTATGATGACTTGTCCAAGCAGGCCGTTTCGTATCGTCAAATGTCCCTGCTTCTGCGTCGCCCACCTGGACGTGAAGCCTATCCTGGTGACGTTTTCTATCTTCACTCCCGGCTTCTGGAACGTTCGGCCAAGCTGAACGAAGACAATGGCGCAGGCTCGCTGACGGCGCTGCCGATCATTGAAACCCAAGGTGGTGACGTTTCTGCGTTTATTCCGACCAATGTGATCTCGATCACTGATGGCCAGATCTTCCTTGAAACCGAACTGTTCTATCAGGGTATCCGCCCTGCGGTGAACACCGGTCTGTCGGTTAGCCGGGTTGGTTCGTCCGCCCAGACTGACGCGATGAAGTCGGTTGCCGGTCCTGTGAAACTATCGCTGGCCCAGTATCGCGAGATGGCGGCCTTTGCACAGTTTGGTTCCGACCTTGATGCCGCGACCCAGCAGCTCTTGGCCCGTGGTGCGCGTCTGACCGAGCTGATGAAGCAGCCACAGTATTCGCCCCTGACCAACGCCGAGATTGTTTGCGTCATCTATGCAGGCACCAAAGGCTATCTGGACAAGCTTCCGGTTTCGGATGTGGGTCGTTTTGAAGCTGGCATGTTGAACCACTTGCGTTCGAACCATGCCGATCTGCTGAAAGACATGACCGACAATGACCGTAAGGTTAAAGGTGAGCTGGAAGACAGCATCAAAGCTGCGCTTGACGCATTCGCTGCTGACTTTTCCTGA
- a CDS encoding F0F1 ATP synthase subunit delta: MSESSSISTGIAARYATAVFELAKDGNELDALERDIETLDAALSDSADFTALINSPIYSRAAQGTAIAAIAGQMGLGATVANTLKLMASKRRLFVLPQLTAALAALISEEKGEVNAHVRSARSLSDAQKSKLAETLKATVGKDVKMNVTVDEDLIGGLIVNVGSQMIDTSIKSKLAALQNTMKEVG; this comes from the coding sequence GTGTCAGAATCATCGTCAATCTCGACCGGCATTGCAGCGCGCTATGCGACCGCAGTGTTCGAGCTTGCCAAGGACGGCAACGAACTGGACGCGCTAGAGCGTGATATCGAAACTCTCGATGCCGCCCTGTCCGACAGCGCCGATTTTACCGCGCTGATCAACTCACCCATCTACAGCCGCGCCGCGCAAGGCACTGCCATTGCAGCCATCGCCGGTCAGATGGGCCTTGGCGCCACTGTTGCAAACACACTGAAGCTGATGGCGTCCAAGCGTCGTCTCTTTGTGCTGCCGCAACTGACGGCCGCGCTTGCTGCGCTGATTTCGGAGGAGAAGGGCGAAGTGAACGCCCATGTCCGTTCCGCGCGTAGCCTAAGCGATGCACAGAAATCCAAACTTGCCGAGACGCTGAAGGCGACAGTCGGCAAAGATGTCAAAATGAATGTCACCGTCGATGAAGACCTCATCGGCGGTCTAATTGTTAATGTGGGCTCGCAGATGATCGACACGTCGATCAAATCCAAGCTCGCAGCCCTCCAGAACACCATGAAAGAGGTCGGATAA
- the gloB gene encoding hydroxyacylglutathione hydrolase, with protein MAMTFDLITIPCLSDNYAFLLRIDGQTALIDAPEAGPINAELERRGWGLDEIWITHHHNDHIDGVDELRATTGAKVRGGANDEHRLPKLDSKHGDGDTFTFAGTEVRVMDVSGHTVGHIAFYVPETKSAFTADSLMALGCGRVFEGTFDQMWDSLSKLAALPTDTTICSGHEYTATNARFALTIEPDNVALQQRAKDIGIAKANGVATVPSSLKLELSTNPLLRAGLSEVKSALNMTNDSDASVFAEIRRRKDSF; from the coding sequence ATTGCCATGACATTCGACCTGATCACCATCCCCTGCCTGTCCGACAATTACGCATTTCTGCTGCGGATAGATGGGCAAACCGCCCTGATAGACGCGCCAGAAGCCGGACCGATCAACGCGGAATTGGAAAGACGTGGATGGGGTCTGGACGAAATCTGGATTACTCACCACCACAACGATCATATCGATGGCGTTGACGAGTTGCGTGCCACCACGGGCGCAAAAGTGCGCGGCGGTGCCAATGATGAACATCGATTGCCAAAACTAGATTCAAAACATGGCGACGGCGACACGTTTACTTTTGCTGGAACCGAAGTGCGGGTTATGGACGTCTCTGGTCACACTGTCGGCCACATCGCGTTTTATGTGCCCGAAACCAAATCAGCATTCACCGCCGACAGTTTGATGGCACTTGGCTGCGGCCGGGTCTTTGAAGGCACGTTCGACCAAATGTGGGATAGCCTGTCGAAACTTGCCGCCCTGCCGACCGACACCACCATCTGCTCTGGTCACGAATATACGGCCACCAACGCGCGATTTGCTTTGACAATCGAACCCGACAACGTGGCATTGCAGCAACGCGCAAAGGACATCGGCATCGCAAAGGCAAATGGTGTGGCAACCGTGCCGTCTTCGTTGAAGCTGGAACTTTCGACCAATCCTCTTCTGCGCGCGGGATTGTCTGAGGTAAAATCAGCCCTAAATATGACTAACGACAGCGACGCTTCAGTTTTTGCGGAAATACGCCGCCGCAAAGATTCGTTCTGA
- the clpA gene encoding ATP-dependent Clp protease ATP-binding subunit ClpA, with protein sequence MPSFSKTLEDAIHAALAIANSRRHELATLEHLLLALVDEPDAAKVMQACSVDLDELRKTLNDFIDDDLSTLVTEIEGSEAVPTAAFQRVIQRAAIHVQSSGRTEVTGANVLVAIFAERESNAAYFLQAQDMTRYDAVNFIAHGVAKDPSFGEARPVSGANEFEDEAQGESSGGEEEAKESALSKYCVDLNVKAEKGDVDPLIGRDHEVERCVQVLCRRRKNNPLLVGDPGVGKTAIAEGLARKIVAKETPEVLQGATIFSLDMGALLAGTRYRGDFEERLKAVVTELEEHPDAILFIDEIHTVIGAGATSGGAMDASNLLKPALQGGKLRCMGSTTYKEFRQHFEKDRALSRRFQKIDVNEPTVEDSVKILLGIKPYFEEHHSVSYTDDAVRTAVELSARYINDRKLPDKAIDVIDEAGAAQHLVPEEKRNKTIDVTQIENVVAKIARIPPKNVSKDDAAVLKDLDAGLKRVVFGQDKAIEALASAIKLSRAGLREPEKPIGNYLFAGPTGVGKTEVAKQLADSLGVELLRFDMSEYMEKHAVSRLIGAPPGYVGFDQGGLLTDGVDQHPHCVLLLDEIEKAHPDVFNVLLQVMDHGKLTDHNGRQVDFRNVILIMTSNAGAADMAKAAIGFGRDKREGEDTAAIERMFTPEFRNRLDAVISFAALPKEVILQVVEKFVLQLEAQLLDRGVHIELTRPAAEWLANKGYDDNMGARPLGRVIQEEIKKPLAEELLFGKLAKGGIVKVGVKDGKLELRIEHKTRRISSKKKPPLLTAD encoded by the coding sequence GTGCCATCATTCTCGAAGACGCTCGAAGACGCCATCCACGCGGCGCTGGCCATTGCCAACTCTCGTCGGCACGAGCTTGCGACGCTTGAACATCTGTTACTGGCGCTGGTCGACGAACCAGACGCTGCCAAAGTCATGCAGGCCTGTTCTGTTGATCTGGATGAGCTTCGCAAGACATTGAACGATTTTATCGACGACGATCTGTCGACTCTGGTGACCGAAATCGAAGGGTCCGAAGCGGTGCCAACCGCCGCCTTCCAGCGAGTCATTCAGCGCGCGGCGATCCATGTCCAGTCGTCGGGGCGCACCGAAGTGACCGGGGCCAACGTGCTGGTCGCCATCTTTGCCGAACGCGAATCAAACGCGGCCTACTTCCTGCAAGCCCAGGATATGACCCGCTACGATGCGGTCAACTTCATCGCCCATGGTGTTGCCAAGGATCCGTCCTTTGGCGAAGCGCGCCCGGTAAGCGGCGCGAACGAGTTTGAAGATGAAGCCCAGGGTGAGTCCAGTGGTGGCGAAGAGGAAGCCAAAGAAAGCGCCCTGTCGAAATACTGCGTCGATCTGAACGTCAAAGCCGAAAAAGGCGATGTCGATCCCCTGATCGGACGTGACCACGAGGTTGAACGCTGCGTGCAGGTGTTGTGTCGTCGCCGTAAGAACAACCCGCTGCTGGTCGGCGACCCCGGTGTCGGCAAAACCGCCATCGCCGAAGGCCTGGCCCGAAAAATCGTTGCCAAGGAAACCCCAGAGGTGCTTCAAGGCGCCACCATCTTCTCGCTTGATATGGGCGCGTTGCTGGCAGGCACCCGGTATCGCGGCGATTTCGAGGAACGTCTGAAAGCGGTTGTGACCGAGTTGGAAGAGCATCCTGATGCGATCCTGTTTATCGACGAAATTCACACTGTCATCGGTGCCGGTGCAACGTCGGGCGGGGCTATGGATGCCTCGAACCTGCTGAAGCCCGCGCTTCAGGGCGGCAAACTGCGCTGCATGGGCTCGACCACCTACAAGGAATTCCGCCAGCACTTTGAAAAAGACCGCGCGCTAAGCCGCCGGTTCCAGAAGATTGACGTGAATGAACCGACTGTCGAAGACAGCGTGAAAATCCTGTTGGGCATCAAGCCGTATTTCGAAGAACACCATTCGGTTTCCTACACCGATGATGCGGTGCGCACGGCGGTCGAACTTTCGGCGCGCTATATCAATGATCGCAAATTGCCTGACAAAGCCATCGACGTTATCGACGAGGCAGGCGCAGCACAGCATCTGGTGCCGGAAGAAAAGCGCAACAAAACCATCGACGTGACGCAGATTGAAAATGTCGTCGCCAAGATCGCGCGCATCCCGCCGAAGAACGTGTCCAAGGACGACGCGGCAGTGCTGAAGGACCTGGATGCTGGGTTGAAGCGCGTTGTCTTCGGTCAGGATAAAGCGATCGAGGCGCTGGCCTCGGCCATCAAACTCAGCCGCGCAGGTCTGCGCGAGCCGGAAAAGCCAATCGGCAACTACCTGTTCGCAGGCCCAACCGGTGTGGGCAAAACCGAAGTGGCCAAGCAATTGGCAGATTCGCTGGGCGTGGAACTTCTACGCTTCGATATGTCGGAATACATGGAGAAACACGCGGTTTCCCGTCTGATTGGCGCGCCTCCGGGCTATGTCGGTTTTGATCAGGGCGGTCTTCTGACCGATGGCGTCGATCAGCACCCGCATTGCGTGTTGCTGCTGGACGAGATCGAAAAGGCCCACCCGGATGTCTTCAACGTCCTGTTGCAGGTGATGGACCACGGCAAATTGACCGACCACAACGGTCGCCAGGTTGATTTCCGCAATGTGATCCTGATCATGACCTCGAACGCAGGTGCTGCCGATATGGCCAAGGCTGCTATCGGGTTCGGGCGCGACAAGCGCGAGGGCGAAGACACCGCCGCGATTGAGCGGATGTTCACACCGGAATTCCGCAATCGTCTGGATGCGGTGATCAGCTTCGCGGCGCTGCCGAAAGAGGTGATCCTGCAAGTCGTCGAAAAGTTCGTGCTGCAACTGGAAGCCCAGCTTCTGGACCGTGGCGTCCACATCGAACTGACGCGCCCGGCCGCCGAATGGCTTGCGAACAAGGGTTACGACGACAATATGGGCGCGCGCCCCCTGGGCCGCGTCATTCAGGAAGAGATCAAAAAGCCTCTGGCCGAGGAACTGTTGTTCGGCAAGCTGGCCAAAGGCGGTATCGTCAAAGTTGGCGTCAAAGACGGCAAGCTTGAACTTCGGATCGAGCATAAGACCCGCCGGATCTCGTCGAAGAAAAAGCCACCGCTTCTGACGGCTGACTAG